A window of the Megalopta genalis isolate 19385.01 chromosome 2, iyMegGena1_principal, whole genome shotgun sequence genome harbors these coding sequences:
- the LOC117223459 gene encoding uncharacterized protein LOC117223459 codes for MMLIKSFFRRIIKDFRHKELLPLKMIFFVQASTLYVLYPYLTIHMRELGINVEETAIMSAITPVIAMVMPPLAGMFADRLGNFKILLSLFSSFGGLAALLLLLVPIGRITVEFPNRVVMDLGCTGNNGLLYTMSQSHPCETNLQEKISTRLESCGYMCRMDIYNDTEVESILSSRMYTIVRHNLETGSNTTVKFTIAQDDVPVQPKDEDIREYRRLTNNEHYKTSIRRLSRSEYFFPANQLYEFACTVSGFIEDFETSTFNTAMSNRIYENRTLCSFNPILSLKGNASKTINYRSYKSKMKRLSLTDEDRELERQRYSSEEIAWTGDRFEKITCGNPDPRTEKIRLDLPLINYTSSATPYKFLTSDDCHKRCIATAPRKEVCSNKDMELEFNVRLTFWLYFVIRVFIGVIGGTTFAMFEGAVIAILREQKADYGLQRIYGSIGGMISSPLSGLLIDYASRDKSYTDFRPAFYLYAALKLMSGVLMLAINLEFKSPSTDVIRDVFTVLRNIEAAALFIACFILGTAWGYIESFLFWLIQDLGGSRSLMGITITVGGIAGIPLLVLSGPIVSKIGHANVLFIGFVFYAIRLCGYSIIYNPWHTLIFEALESVTLSLSFTAAVTYAAKLSTTTTDSSIQGLLGGVYYGVGKGSGSLIGGYLMKAFGTRPTYRIFAGLTLVTGVMYYIFNVAYLKKRPQVEGNEIVKKKPKNAENRNGVEPGIIEIPMEEKKKKTSTTTKKKNEEPRDEVETKAKKPRSDLCDGGVDNEAFAKDSENTRKPRENGSRPANDIEAVNNAKNLDSIERAEDNGRKKSKKGKKRAEERERAKECSRQNGATNPGFDDEQDRCNVTIESQPDDKK; via the exons ATGATGCTGATCAAGAGCTTCTTCCGGCGGATCATCAAGGACTTTCGGCACAAGGAGCTGCTACCCCTGAAAATGATATTCTTCGTTCAGGCGTCCA CGCTCTATGTACTTTATCCGTATCTGACGATACATATGAGGGAGCTTGGCATAAACGTGGAGGAAACCGCCATAATGAGCGCCATTACGCCGGTGATCGCAATGGTGATGCCACCTTTGGCCGGAATGTTCGCTGATCGCCTGGGAAATTTCAAA ATTTTATTGTCGCTGTTCTCCTCGTTCGGCGGACTCGCGGCGTTGCTGTTGCTGCTCGTGCCGATCGGCAGGATAACCGTGGAATTTCCGAACCGAGTCGTTATGGACCTCGGCTGTACAGGGAATAACGGGCTGCTTTACACGATGAGCCAGAGTCATCCTTGCGAgacgaacttgcaagaaaagaTCTCCACCAGGCTGGAAAGTTGCGG TTACATGTGTCGTATGGACATTTACAACGACACGGAGGTGGAGTCGATTTTGTCGTCGAGAATGTACACGATCGTGCGGCACAATTTGGAAACTGGCAGCAACACCACCGTCAAGTTCACGATCGCTCAGGATGACGTGCCAGTG cagccGAAAGACGAAGACATCCGGGAATATCGTAGGCTAACGAACAACGAGCACTACAAGACGTCGATACGTCGTCTCTCGAGGTCCGAGTACTTCTTCCCGGCCAATCAATTGTACGAATTCGCGTGCACCGTGTCCGGATTCATCGAGGACTTCGAGACGTCGACCTTCAACACTGCCATGTCGAACAGAATCTACGAGAACCGGACGCTTTGCAGCTTCAATCCTATTTTATCCCTTAAG GGTAACGCGAGCAAAACGATAAACTATCGTTCGTACAAATCGAAGATGAAAAGGCTGTCATTGACGGACGAGGACCGCGAGCTGGAACGTCAGCGATACTCATCGGAGGAGATCGCGTGGACCGGCGATCGATTCGAGAAGATTACTTGCGGGAATCCCGATCCCCGGACCGAGAAGATTCGGCTGGATCTGCCGCTGATTAATTACACGAGCAGCGCGACGCCGTACAAGTTCCTTACCAGCGATGACTGTCACAAAAGGTGTATAGCGACCGCGCCGCGGAAGGAAGTCTGCTCGAACAAGGACATGGAGCTCGAATTCAACGTCAGACTGACCTTTTGGCTTTACTTCGTCATCAGAGTATTTATCG GTGTAATCGGCGGAACGACGTTCGCGATGTTCGAGGGCGCAGTGATCGCCATACTGCGGGAACAGAAAGCCGATTATGGTCTCCAAAGGATCTACGGGAGTATCGGTGGCATGATTTCCTCGCCGCTATCCGGCCTCTTGATCGATTACGCGAGCCGCGACAAGAGTTACACGGACTTCCG GCCCGCGTTTTATTTGTACGCGGCGTTGAAGCTGATGTCGGGCGTGCTGATGCTCGCCATCAATTTAGAATTCAAATCGCCGTCGACGGACGTGATTCGCGACGTTTTCACAGTGCTGAGGAACATCGAGGCCGCCGCCCTATTCATCGCGTGCTTCATCCTCG GCACCGCTTGGGGCTACATCGAGTCGTTCCTCTTTTGGCTGATCCAGGACTTAGGTGGATCAAGATCACTCATGGGTATCACCATAACCGTAGGCGGTATAGCCGGCATACCATTACTGGTTCTATCCGGGCCAATCGTGTCGAAGATCGGCCACGCCAATGTGCTGTTCATAGGCTTCGTTTTTTACGCCATAAGACTTTGCG GTTACTCGATTATTTACAATCCGTGGCACACGCTTATATTCGAGGCGCTCGAGTCGGTGACTTTGTCGCTCAGTTTCACCGCCGCTGTTACTTACGCTGCTAAATTgtccaccaccaccaccgacaGCTCGATACAAGGGCTGTTAGGCGGTGTATATTATGGAGTAG GAAAAGGTTCCGGAAGCCTGATCGGCGGCTACCTGATGAAGGCGTTCGGTACCCGGCCGACCTACCGCATCTTCGCGGGGCTGACCTTGGTTACCGGGGTGATGTACTACATCTTCAACGTGGCGTACCTGAAGAAGCGTCCGCAGGTCGAAGGGAACGAGATCGTAAAGAAGAAGCCGAAGAACGCGGAGAATCGGAACGGCGTGGAGCCCGGAATCATCGAGATACCGatggaggagaagaagaagaagacgtcgacgacgacgaagaagaagaacgaGGAGCCACGCGACGAGGTCGAGACGAAGGCGAAGAAACCGCGGAGCGATCTGTGCGACGGCGGCGTCGACAACGAGGCGTTCGCCAAGGATTCCGAGAACACGAGGAAGCCGCGGGAGAACGGAAGCCGGCCGGCGAACGACATCGAGGCGGTGAACAACGCGAAGAACCTCGACAGCATCGAGAGGGCGGAGGACAACGGCCGGAAGAAGTCGAAGAAGGGGAAGAAGAGGGCGGAGGAACGGGAACGGGCGAAAGAATGCTCGCGGCAAAACGGCGCGACGAATCCGGGATTCGACGACGAACAGGATCGGTGTAACGTCACCATCGAGAGCCAGCCGGACGACAAGAAATGA